In Leptospira congkakensis, a single window of DNA contains:
- a CDS encoding AAA family ATPase, with product MFTVGKYKAIKELHLGKRSSVYIGESTSGVPVVIKLLNRDYPDNQEITRFKSEFEILRSIDSPYALRPLDLETYQNTVAIVFPHVGFTDLAKLQLSGKYSNIATFLNIAIEVCKALIDIHKAKIVHNDIKAQNIIYNPDTGALKIIDFGSATLLTHRNFYLPMNQNLTGTLAHISPEQTGRMNRTVDYRTDFYSFGVTLYQLITGDLPFLYTDSLEMVHAHLAKTPLSPQERTGAPKIISDLIMKLLEKNPEDRYQTATGLLSDLSAIQSVLLENGRESLHQFQMELAKNDKSSRFQIPKKLFGRENQLRIFEEKFLDATEGKIEIFLISGRSGIGKSALINEIQKPVTREKAYFTSGKFDLYKKSIPYRAIYLALQGLVRQLLSENESSVKEWNRILNHALGANAKLIIDVVPELSQLLGDKPAPPELDSLETENRFHMVFRKFLRTICTKEHPVVLFLDDMQWADSSSILLLKEVLTDPEISHFFIILSYRDNEVFPTDPFFRLLEELNEHQIPVTEIRLEPLRERDVAMLVSETLVVPESEIRPIAEVLWKKTKGNPFHVNEMFKNLYERSYIFFEDDHWSWDKDKIDAVNISDNVIDLIIDKINLQSAELIEALKLTACIGNWFRHDIYATIAERPYHKASMDLVALANEEFLILGMEDANFTHDKIREAIYKIISPEEKSKLHYKIGKTYLSILYKYKLEDHLFTIVNQLNLGASQIKGSEELAELRILNEKAGFKALNSSAYDAAFTFFDRMAGLMTDAEWNSEYENTLKLHLAYARSAYLSKNFEAAEKSFNYILNFVRNDLDKILVYELQSSMLVTQNKMKEVLETLKQALKLVGVRLPKKATPLSPLPEILKFKLKLGRRSIESLESLPVSDDPKYLAIMRLLNACIAPSFLAEPNLFPVIVLKLVNHTLKYGLSEISAFGFCAMGMIQGSGLGNYEDGLKFGQLGVRLLDTLDARTFKCRTLFMFACMIAPWKNHARDGRSIFWESFLAGMETGDLQYSAYSLNNIHFQGLLFRENLEDLYKSQLRYDASLLSLRQNHAYQVHRLNLQLVENMRGESADPMNLEGRYFSESETVSEWLTTGNANALFDYNLCKLRIEYFLGDKEKAYEYSLKLDSLEGAVFGMMFVPEHVFFGALVAFSLIVDDRNPPGVTKVSLKKRLFAFEKRMKIWAKSSPENFAHKYEIISALLLYIANEKTQAVIACKAAISSARESSFILEEAIANEFLVRMWKETGFDQYSNLHLVEAHYRYGKYGFLSKVKQLEANHIALKKYIGRNFRTDSTDSLSLFSTTKDIFGDVGSSLDINTVIKASQTISGEIQLNRLLEKMMKILIENAGAERGYFILKSDSGWQVLAESEAEKESVFVYSDSPFAIDFLEPVAYVNQNKIPSQIIGYVVRTGLVVICGDAAREGDFKNDPYVKSTLPKSLLCYPILSHGTVVGIVYLENNLTTDAFTPGRVEILKILSSQIAVSIENSLLYTNLEQKVDERTKELNSALTEVKGLKEQQDGDYFLASLLIEPLTQNLASSSNMKIQFLTEQKKKFSYKQWSSEIGGDLCVSSSIQLQNKKYIVVLNGDAMGKSMQGASGALVIGSVFEAIIKRNGQSDEVRDITPEKWVSNAYLELHSTLVTFDGSMLISMFLCLIDDETGFFYFLNAEHPRPVIYRNRRTFFLPHNYVCAKLGLLASKKALQINTFQLEKGDKLLIGSDGRDDILIGSEVEMEVNEDDELFLKTTLEGQGDLESIRDAIKSHGELIDDLSLIRVEYTGEGSPIHVPTNHPKHFVYLRALTLYKQKKWTDVERIISSNFESIHEAPLSVQKIYLYTEHRMSAFPLEFAVGYVQKNPSDSLTLFYIAEALFRNGDFSAAFDYSERVQLRRPYHKENNILFARLLELRRK from the coding sequence GTGTTCACTGTAGGTAAATATAAAGCGATCAAGGAACTTCATTTAGGAAAAAGAAGTTCCGTTTATATTGGGGAATCTACGTCCGGTGTCCCTGTTGTGATCAAATTGTTAAATCGTGACTATCCTGATAACCAAGAGATCACTCGGTTTAAAAGTGAATTCGAAATTTTACGATCTATCGATTCTCCCTATGCATTAAGACCTTTAGATTTAGAAACTTATCAAAATACAGTTGCGATTGTATTTCCTCATGTTGGTTTTACAGATCTCGCAAAACTACAGTTAAGTGGTAAGTATAGTAATATTGCTACTTTTTTAAATATTGCTATAGAAGTTTGTAAAGCACTCATTGATATCCATAAAGCAAAAATTGTTCACAATGATATCAAAGCACAAAATATAATTTATAATCCTGATACCGGTGCTTTAAAGATTATCGATTTTGGTTCGGCCACTCTTCTAACACATAGAAATTTTTATCTTCCGATGAACCAAAACCTAACTGGAACTTTGGCTCATATTTCTCCCGAACAAACGGGAAGAATGAATCGAACGGTAGATTATAGAACTGATTTTTATTCTTTTGGCGTCACCTTATACCAGTTAATCACTGGAGATCTCCCGTTTTTATACACAGATAGTTTGGAAATGGTACATGCCCATTTGGCAAAAACTCCACTTTCTCCACAAGAGAGAACAGGAGCTCCCAAAATAATCTCTGATTTGATTATGAAACTTTTGGAAAAAAATCCTGAAGACCGCTACCAAACGGCAACAGGTTTACTTTCCGATTTATCGGCAATCCAATCTGTACTTTTGGAAAATGGACGTGAATCCTTACACCAGTTCCAGATGGAACTTGCTAAAAACGATAAATCTTCCAGGTTTCAAATCCCAAAAAAATTATTTGGAAGAGAAAACCAACTCCGTATCTTTGAGGAAAAATTTCTAGATGCTACTGAAGGAAAAATTGAAATTTTTCTTATCTCTGGTCGTTCAGGAATTGGAAAGTCTGCTCTCATCAATGAAATTCAAAAACCGGTTACGAGAGAAAAGGCTTACTTTACTTCTGGTAAATTTGATTTATATAAAAAATCCATTCCTTATCGCGCGATTTATTTGGCGCTGCAGGGACTTGTACGTCAGTTACTTTCTGAAAATGAATCTTCCGTAAAAGAATGGAATCGGATCCTAAACCATGCACTTGGTGCCAATGCAAAGTTGATCATTGATGTAGTTCCCGAATTGTCTCAGTTGTTAGGTGATAAGCCGGCTCCGCCAGAACTGGATAGTTTAGAGACGGAAAATCGATTCCACATGGTCTTTCGAAAGTTCTTACGTACAATTTGTACAAAAGAACATCCTGTCGTTTTGTTTTTGGATGATATGCAATGGGCGGATTCTTCGAGTATTCTTCTGTTGAAAGAAGTACTCACTGATCCTGAAATTTCACATTTTTTCATTATATTGTCTTATCGGGACAATGAAGTATTCCCAACCGATCCGTTTTTTAGGTTATTGGAAGAACTAAACGAACACCAAATTCCCGTTACAGAAATTCGACTGGAACCATTGCGCGAAAGGGATGTAGCCATGCTTGTTTCAGAAACTTTAGTGGTTCCGGAATCAGAAATCCGACCTATCGCTGAAGTCCTTTGGAAAAAAACAAAAGGAAATCCTTTTCACGTAAATGAAATGTTCAAAAATCTTTATGAAAGATCATACATCTTTTTTGAAGATGATCATTGGTCTTGGGATAAAGACAAAATCGATGCGGTTAATATTTCTGACAATGTCATCGATTTGATTATTGATAAAATTAATCTCCAATCAGCTGAACTCATCGAAGCACTAAAACTAACCGCTTGTATTGGCAACTGGTTTCGTCACGATATTTATGCAACCATTGCAGAGAGGCCCTACCATAAAGCTTCAATGGATTTGGTGGCTCTTGCCAATGAAGAGTTTCTCATACTAGGGATGGAAGATGCAAACTTCACACACGATAAAATTCGGGAAGCAATCTATAAAATCATATCTCCAGAAGAAAAATCAAAACTTCATTATAAAATAGGAAAAACATACCTTTCCATTTTATATAAATATAAATTAGAAGATCATTTATTTACAATTGTGAACCAGCTGAATTTGGGTGCTTCTCAAATCAAAGGTAGTGAAGAGCTAGCTGAGTTACGAATTTTAAATGAAAAAGCTGGATTTAAAGCCTTAAATTCATCTGCCTATGATGCTGCCTTTACCTTCTTTGATCGAATGGCCGGTCTTATGACAGATGCTGAATGGAATTCTGAATATGAAAATACTTTAAAACTCCATCTAGCATATGCAAGGTCTGCTTATCTTTCGAAAAACTTTGAAGCAGCAGAAAAAAGTTTTAATTATATACTCAATTTTGTTCGCAATGACTTAGATAAAATTTTGGTTTATGAGCTCCAGTCTTCTATGCTTGTGACTCAAAACAAAATGAAAGAAGTTTTGGAGACACTCAAACAAGCATTAAAACTTGTCGGTGTTAGGTTGCCCAAAAAAGCCACACCATTATCTCCTCTTCCTGAAATCCTGAAGTTCAAATTAAAGTTGGGTCGAAGGTCCATCGAAAGTTTAGAGAGTTTACCTGTCTCTGATGATCCAAAGTATCTCGCGATCATGCGGCTTCTCAATGCATGTATTGCACCATCTTTTCTCGCAGAGCCAAATTTATTTCCTGTGATTGTTCTGAAATTGGTGAATCATACTTTGAAGTATGGTTTAAGCGAAATCAGTGCCTTTGGATTTTGTGCTATGGGGATGATCCAAGGTTCTGGATTAGGGAATTATGAAGATGGTCTCAAATTCGGTCAGTTAGGTGTTCGGTTGCTCGATACCTTAGATGCCAGAACTTTTAAATGTCGAACTTTGTTTATGTTCGCATGTATGATTGCTCCTTGGAAAAATCATGCAAGAGATGGTCGTTCTATATTTTGGGAAAGTTTTCTTGCCGGAATGGAAACTGGAGATTTACAATATTCTGCTTATTCTCTAAATAATATTCATTTCCAAGGTTTGTTATTTCGAGAAAACTTAGAAGATTTGTATAAAAGCCAACTTCGTTATGATGCTTCTCTACTCAGTTTACGACAAAATCATGCTTATCAAGTGCATCGTCTGAATCTCCAGTTAGTTGAAAATATGAGAGGTGAGTCTGCTGATCCGATGAATTTGGAAGGTAGATATTTTTCTGAATCAGAAACTGTTTCCGAATGGTTAACCACTGGAAATGCAAACGCACTTTTTGATTATAATTTATGTAAATTACGAATCGAATACTTTCTTGGTGATAAAGAAAAAGCTTACGAATATTCTTTGAAATTAGATTCTTTGGAAGGTGCAGTGTTCGGGATGATGTTTGTTCCCGAACATGTATTTTTCGGTGCTCTTGTTGCTTTTTCGTTGATTGTTGATGATAGAAACCCACCAGGAGTTACAAAAGTTTCTCTTAAAAAACGATTGTTTGCGTTTGAGAAACGAATGAAAATTTGGGCAAAAAGTTCACCAGAAAACTTTGCTCATAAATACGAAATTATATCTGCTTTATTACTTTATATTGCAAATGAAAAAACACAAGCCGTCATTGCTTGTAAAGCAGCCATTTCATCGGCACGGGAATCTAGTTTTATTTTAGAAGAAGCTATAGCGAACGAATTTTTAGTTCGGATGTGGAAGGAAACTGGATTTGACCAATATAGTAACTTACATTTGGTGGAAGCACATTATCGTTATGGAAAATATGGGTTTTTGTCTAAGGTAAAACAATTAGAAGCCAATCATATTGCCTTAAAGAAATACATTGGAAGGAATTTCAGAACAGATTCTACAGATAGTCTTTCCTTGTTTAGCACAACCAAAGATATATTTGGCGACGTGGGTTCTTCTTTAGATATCAATACGGTTATCAAAGCTTCGCAGACTATTTCTGGAGAAATCCAACTCAATCGCCTTCTGGAAAAGATGATGAAAATTCTCATCGAAAATGCTGGTGCTGAAAGAGGGTATTTTATATTAAAATCTGATTCTGGTTGGCAAGTTTTGGCGGAATCAGAAGCGGAAAAAGAATCTGTTTTTGTTTATTCCGATTCTCCTTTTGCAATAGATTTTTTAGAACCAGTCGCTTATGTAAACCAAAACAAAATTCCTTCACAGATCATTGGTTATGTGGTAAGGACAGGTCTTGTTGTGATTTGTGGTGATGCGGCTAGAGAAGGTGATTTTAAGAATGATCCTTATGTAAAATCAACTCTTCCTAAATCTTTACTTTGTTATCCGATTTTAAGTCATGGAACAGTGGTTGGGATTGTTTATTTAGAAAATAATTTAACCACCGATGCTTTTACACCTGGCCGAGTGGAAATACTTAAAATTTTATCTTCGCAAATTGCCGTTTCCATTGAAAACTCTCTTCTTTATACCAATTTGGAACAGAAAGTTGATGAAAGAACTAAAGAATTGAACTCTGCTCTAACGGAAGTTAAGGGGCTAAAGGAACAACAAGACGGGGATTATTTTTTAGCATCTTTGCTCATTGAACCATTAACGCAAAACCTAGCTAGTTCTTCCAATATGAAAATCCAGTTCCTTACGGAACAAAAGAAAAAGTTTTCTTATAAACAATGGAGTTCTGAAATTGGAGGAGACTTATGTGTATCTTCTTCCATTCAATTACAAAACAAAAAATACATTGTTGTTTTGAATGGTGATGCCATGGGTAAATCGATGCAAGGTGCGAGTGGTGCACTTGTGATTGGATCAGTATTTGAAGCCATCATCAAAAGGAATGGTCAGTCTGATGAAGTGCGAGATATCACTCCTGAAAAATGGGTGAGTAATGCTTATTTAGAACTACATAGTACGCTTGTTACTTTTGACGGTTCCATGTTAATTTCCATGTTCCTTTGTTTGATTGATGATGAAACGGGATTCTTTTATTTTTTAAATGCAGAACATCCAAGACCTGTGATTTATCGTAACCGCCGTACTTTCTTTCTGCCACATAACTATGTTTGTGCGAAGTTAGGATTACTTGCATCCAAAAAGGCTCTTCAAATCAATACCTTCCAATTGGAAAAGGGCGATAAATTACTCATTGGTTCTGATGGTCGCGATGATATTTTAATTGGATCTGAAGTTGAAATGGAAGTCAATGAGGATGATGAATTATTTTTAAAAACAACTTTGGAAGGCCAAGGAGATTTAGAATCAATTCGAGATGCCATTAAAAGTCATGGGGAATTGATTGATGACTTGTCTCTCATTCGAGTGGAATACACGGGAGAGGGATCTCCCATCCATGTTCCGACAAACCATCCAAAACATTTTGTATACCTTCGAGCCCTCACTTTATACAAACAAAAAAAATGGACTGATGTAGAACGGATCATATCCAGCAATTTTGAATCGATCCATGAGGCTCCTCTTTCGGTTCAAAAAATATATCTTTATACCGAACATAGAATGTCTGCGTTCCCTTTGGAATTTGCCGTAGGTTATGTCCAAAAAAATCCATCAGACAGCCTAACATTATTTTATATTGCGGAAGCCTTGTTTAGAAATGGTGATTTTTCTGCAGCTTTTGACTATTCAGAAAGAGTGCAACTCCGACGTCCCTACCACAAAGAAAACAATATTTTATTTGCTCGACTCTTAGAACTTCGGCGAAAATAA
- a CDS encoding universal stress protein codes for MEKLIQKLIIPIDGSPSSAKALEFGLAIAKASHAKCYVVEVIEDFGPLPGYYDAAPAGKDRVKWISEQRFEKIHPILDETTVKWERVILEGYPAEEICKLAEKEKADLIVIGSRGHGILGRFIMGSVSDRVVHYAPCSVTIVR; via the coding sequence ATGGAAAAATTGATTCAAAAACTGATCATCCCCATTGATGGTTCTCCCAGTTCGGCAAAAGCGTTGGAATTTGGATTAGCAATCGCAAAAGCGAGTCATGCAAAATGTTATGTCGTGGAAGTGATTGAGGATTTTGGTCCATTACCAGGATATTACGATGCAGCTCCTGCAGGCAAAGATCGAGTGAAGTGGATCTCCGAGCAACGATTTGAAAAAATACATCCGATTCTGGATGAAACAACCGTAAAATGGGAACGAGTGATTTTAGAAGGATATCCTGCTGAAGAAATATGCAAACTTGCTGAAAAAGAAAAAGCAGATTTAATTGTCATCGGAAGTCGTGGCCATGGAATTCTTGGAAGATTTATAATGGGAAGTGTCTCTGATCGTGTCGTACATTACGCGCCATGTTCAGTAACTATTGTTAGGTGA
- a CDS encoding bactofilin family protein, which translates to MSKKEMQTTITEHGVIATILGKETAFSGTLAFKKPLQISGDFTGEIISDGYLVISEGARVKANIKAGTVVVGGTIIGNVTATQRLEMLSTGKVQGNIRTAKLQIADGVVFDGNCEMLSSEET; encoded by the coding sequence ATGTCAAAAAAAGAAATGCAAACAACCATCACCGAACACGGAGTTATTGCCACAATCCTCGGAAAAGAAACAGCATTTAGCGGAACGTTAGCGTTCAAAAAACCTTTACAAATTTCCGGAGACTTTACAGGAGAAATCATCTCTGATGGTTATCTGGTAATTAGCGAAGGTGCAAGAGTCAAAGCAAATATCAAAGCGGGAACTGTTGTTGTTGGAGGAACTATCATTGGAAATGTAACGGCTACCCAAAGATTAGAAATGTTATCTACTGGAAAAGTACAAGGTAACATTCGTACCGCAAAACTACAAATAGCCGATGGTGTTGTTTTTGACGGAAATTGTGAAATGCTAAGCAGCGAAGAAACTTAG
- a CDS encoding ABC transporter permease has product MPSKWNFGTLGLKIATILGFLFIHIPIFIIIMYAFSTDEKTFQFPLPGFTLKWFGVAWDRNDIWEAIILSSQVATISTVMAIILGTLACLAVYRSKFFGREVISFLVILPIALPGIVTGISLRSAMSLFGIPFSTWTIVIAHATFCIVTVYNNVLARLRRSSHSMVEASMDLGANPWQTFRFVILPNIATALLAGGMLSFALSFDEVIVTTFTAGQQSTVPIWMLTEFIRPRQRPVTNVVAVFVILVTTLPILVAYYLTKEDEGGKK; this is encoded by the coding sequence ATGCCCTCTAAATGGAATTTCGGAACACTCGGATTGAAGATAGCAACCATCCTAGGGTTTCTTTTCATTCACATCCCTATCTTTATCATCATCATGTATGCTTTTTCTACTGATGAAAAAACATTCCAATTCCCATTGCCAGGCTTTACTCTGAAGTGGTTTGGAGTTGCCTGGGACAGAAATGATATTTGGGAAGCCATCATTTTGTCTTCACAAGTAGCTACCATCTCTACGGTGATGGCCATCATTCTTGGGACCTTGGCCTGCCTTGCCGTTTATCGTAGCAAATTTTTCGGAAGGGAAGTGATTTCCTTTCTTGTGATTTTACCTATTGCTCTTCCTGGGATTGTGACAGGGATTTCTCTTCGTTCTGCCATGTCTCTTTTTGGAATTCCTTTTAGCACTTGGACCATTGTCATTGCACACGCAACTTTTTGTATTGTGACTGTTTATAACAATGTGCTCGCAAGACTTCGAAGAAGTTCTCATTCCATGGTAGAGGCATCGATGGACTTAGGTGCCAACCCATGGCAAACCTTTCGATTTGTGATTTTGCCAAATATCGCCACTGCATTGTTAGCTGGTGGTATGTTGTCATTTGCATTGTCGTTTGATGAAGTGATCGTCACTACATTCACTGCAGGCCAACAATCCACAGTTCCCATTTGGATGTTAACAGAATTCATTCGTCCTAGACAAAGACCTGTGACAAACGTGGTTGCTGTTTTTGTGATCCTTGTGACAACACTTCCGATTCTGGTCGCTTATTATCTAACGAAAGAAGATGAGGGTGGGAAAAAATAA
- a CDS encoding ABC transporter permease — MTNTFDKFFTFLFYRKGLAIFLLLAPLLIWLGVVYLGSLFTLLIQSFFSIDSFSGVIKREFTLESYYDLFRQRTNWDIIIRTTTMAFTVTVVSAIIAFPIAYYMAMYAGPKLKPILYLGVMLPLWSSYLVKVYSWKLIMAKEGILTWFLQELGLLHVLDTVLSIPVIGGTSLSFSYIGMFLVFVYIWLPYMILPIQASLERIPKSLLEASSDLGGGPAQTFRKVVLPLAFPGVVAGSIFTFSLTLGDYIIPTIIGNSSYFIGMAVYTHQGTAGNIPLAAAFSVIPIIIMMVYLMIAKRLGAFDAL, encoded by the coding sequence ATGACAAATACCTTTGATAAGTTTTTCACATTTCTGTTCTATCGTAAAGGCCTTGCGATATTTCTGTTGCTCGCACCGCTTCTCATTTGGCTCGGGGTTGTGTATTTGGGTTCTCTTTTTACGCTCCTCATCCAAAGTTTTTTCTCTATTGATTCTTTCTCAGGAGTTATCAAACGAGAATTCACATTAGAATCTTATTATGATCTGTTTCGTCAAAGAACGAATTGGGATATCATCATCCGCACGACTACGATGGCATTTACTGTCACGGTTGTGAGTGCCATCATTGCATTCCCCATCGCTTATTATATGGCGATGTATGCTGGTCCAAAACTAAAACCCATTTTATATTTGGGAGTTATGCTTCCACTTTGGTCGAGTTATCTTGTGAAAGTATATTCCTGGAAACTCATTATGGCAAAAGAAGGAATCCTCACTTGGTTTTTGCAAGAACTTGGACTTTTGCATGTATTGGATACGGTCCTTTCGATTCCAGTCATCGGTGGAACGTCATTATCCTTTTCCTACATTGGGATGTTTCTTGTTTTTGTTTATATTTGGCTTCCTTATATGATCCTCCCTATCCAAGCTTCTTTGGAACGAATTCCTAAATCACTTTTGGAAGCATCTTCGGATTTGGGTGGTGGCCCCGCTCAAACGTTTCGAAAAGTTGTATTACCTTTAGCATTTCCAGGCGTGGTGGCAGGTTCTATTTTTACCTTCTCACTTACGCTCGGTGATTATATCATCCCAACCATCATTGGAAATTCTAGTTATTTTATTGGAATGGCCGTTTACACACACCAAGGAACAGCAGGTAACATTCCTTTGGCGGCAGCTTTTTCGGTAATCCCAATTATCATCATGATGGTTTACCTAATGATTGCGAAACGATTAGGAGCTTTCGATGCCCTCTAA
- the acpS gene encoding holo-ACP synthase, with amino-acid sequence MLSVGNDIVENQRIRELLEKHGDRFLKRVFTEEEVEYCHKHKDPVPFLAGRFACKEAVIKALNLNPGEVADMREIELAGTNFGKKTLVIHGKTEKFFREKGFTTSSVSISHADHYATAVVIFYKESR; translated from the coding sequence ATGTTATCCGTCGGGAACGACATCGTCGAAAACCAAAGAATTCGTGAACTCCTAGAAAAACACGGGGATCGGTTTTTGAAGCGAGTTTTTACCGAAGAAGAAGTAGAATACTGCCACAAACACAAAGACCCTGTCCCCTTCCTTGCCGGCCGATTCGCTTGTAAGGAGGCTGTCATTAAGGCCCTAAACCTAAATCCGGGGGAGGTGGCGGATATGCGCGAGATTGAACTCGCAGGGACAAATTTTGGTAAAAAAACGCTAGTCATCCATGGGAAAACTGAGAAGTTTTTCCGAGAGAAAGGATTTACTACCAGTTCCGTATCCATCAGCCATGCTGACCATTACGCAACAGCAGTTGTCATTTTTTATAAGGAGTCCAGATGA
- a CDS encoding SDR family NAD(P)-dependent oxidoreductase — protein sequence MSGKKVALVTGGTSGLGRSIVLEFANAGYVVGFCGRRKHEGEETLALLEKQGGTGMFVRCDVTQSEAVRNFVESIVSKYGSIDVAVNNAGISGVLKATADYPLDIFDSVMDVNLKGTFLSMQFELKQFLTQGKGGVIINVSSALGVRGKEKAGPYSMTKHGIIGLTKSAALEYGSAGIRVVALCPGGIQTEMDDVFYANVPNPEEVKKERMKSYALGRMATPEEVAKTCVWLSTDGAAFITGAVIPVDGGKTAR from the coding sequence ATGAGTGGAAAAAAAGTAGCATTAGTGACCGGTGGAACTTCAGGTCTTGGGAGATCCATAGTTCTTGAATTTGCAAACGCTGGTTATGTGGTTGGATTTTGCGGAAGAAGAAAACACGAAGGTGAAGAAACCTTGGCTCTCCTTGAAAAACAAGGTGGGACAGGAATGTTCGTTCGTTGTGATGTCACACAATCGGAAGCAGTTCGTAATTTTGTTGAATCAATTGTTTCTAAATATGGATCCATAGATGTTGCGGTCAACAATGCCGGGATCTCTGGGGTTTTGAAAGCCACAGCTGATTATCCATTAGATATTTTTGATTCAGTTATGGACGTAAATTTAAAAGGAACCTTTCTTTCTATGCAGTTTGAGTTAAAACAATTTTTAACGCAAGGGAAGGGTGGTGTGATCATCAATGTATCTTCGGCCTTAGGAGTTCGAGGAAAAGAAAAAGCCGGCCCTTATTCCATGACAAAACATGGAATCATCGGACTCACCAAATCTGCCGCCTTAGAATATGGATCCGCAGGGATTCGTGTGGTTGCCCTATGCCCCGGTGGCATCCAAACTGAAATGGATGATGTATTTTATGCAAATGTCCCAAATCCTGAAGAAGTAAAAAAGGAAAGGATGAAATCTTACGCTTTGGGTAGAATGGCGACTCCAGAAGAAGTTGCTAAAACTTGTGTTTGGTTGTCTACAGATGGAGCTGCATTCATTACGGGAGCTGTGATACCGGTAGACGGTGGTAAAACAGCGAGATAA
- a CDS encoding AfsA-related hotdog domain-containing protein: protein MKVFEKEEFPAVLPLDKRYTRTYFQDDSFVSNIRRALPRMITAVVMEDHVFPKLNKEEIDFLLQYYAKRQDTSGTYYQLKTIPFRISKESAERILAEAEIDDAQKDFISKFYHFDSELQSYVLNEKVTESDEIRILQIIKRRDYYVGNVEKSRISAIFEPIEEIPKKDTFFANLYVPPGHKFFSPPNLKHISGMQIVEAARQFGISCNHMYGKVPFEGVTFLLLYLNSEFFQYAKMNMPIKLRVIAKELKYSKSGYWNYSKLEITAYQENQEITRIEMAASILPLKVYKRLKSTQEEVYEIDPRFRILDQFKNNISVRENGRNIVSTIENISSSGFKVRCSGIHPGELANSQQLEFFMHFDIVGFVHGTCTLLWVKEDDNNEDTFFAGFRFDSISELDRANIKEAINRYGRLIEEREIQ, encoded by the coding sequence ATGAAGGTTTTTGAAAAAGAAGAATTCCCCGCAGTTTTACCTCTCGATAAACGATACACGCGCACATACTTCCAAGACGACAGTTTTGTTTCGAATATTCGAAGAGCCCTTCCTCGAATGATTACAGCTGTTGTCATGGAAGATCATGTTTTCCCTAAGCTTAACAAAGAAGAAATCGACTTTCTGCTACAATACTATGCAAAAAGACAAGATACTAGTGGGACTTATTACCAACTCAAAACAATTCCTTTTCGTATTAGTAAAGAATCAGCAGAAAGAATTTTAGCTGAAGCAGAAATTGACGATGCCCAAAAGGATTTCATTAGTAAATTCTATCATTTTGATTCTGAATTACAGAGTTATGTATTAAACGAGAAGGTCACAGAATCTGACGAAATTCGAATCCTTCAAATCATCAAACGTAGAGATTATTATGTTGGAAATGTAGAGAAGTCAAGAATCTCTGCAATCTTCGAGCCAATAGAAGAGATTCCCAAAAAAGATACTTTTTTTGCAAATCTTTACGTTCCGCCTGGTCATAAATTTTTTTCTCCACCCAATCTAAAACATATTTCTGGAATGCAAATAGTCGAAGCCGCCAGACAATTTGGAATTTCTTGTAACCATATGTATGGAAAGGTTCCCTTTGAAGGTGTCACCTTCTTATTGTTATATTTAAATTCAGAGTTTTTTCAGTATGCAAAAATGAATATGCCGATTAAACTTCGTGTGATTGCAAAGGAACTAAAATATAGTAAATCGGGTTATTGGAACTACTCGAAGTTGGAAATCACAGCCTATCAGGAAAACCAAGAAATTACTCGGATTGAAATGGCTGCCAGTATTTTGCCTTTAAAAGTATACAAACGCTTAAAGAGCACACAAGAAGAAGTGTACGAAATTGATCCACGTTTTCGAATTTTGGATCAATTTAAAAATAACATTTCGGTTAGGGAAAATGGCCGTAATATAGTCTCTACGATAGAAAATATCTCTAGTTCAGGGTTTAAGGTGCGTTGCTCCGGAATCCATCCAGGAGAATTGGCCAATAGCCAACAACTTGAATTTTTTATGCATTTTGATATTGTCGGTTTTGTTCACGGTACTTGTACTTTATTGTGGGTCAAAGAAGACGATAATAATGAAGACACCTTTTTTGCGGGATTCCGTTTTGATTCGATTTCAGAACTAGACCGAGCAAATATAAAGGAAGCAATCAATCGTTATGGACGTTTGATTGAAGAAAGGGAAATCCAATGA